Below is a genomic region from Mucilaginibacter auburnensis.
CCTTGCAATGCCGCCAAATCACGGCGGAGGGTTGCAATATCACGGTGCAGCTTGGCAGTGTCGCCTTCCAAACCACCAACCTGGTCTTCCAAAGTACCGGTACGTGCGGTCAGCGAGTCGCGTTGGGCCAGCAAACCCTTGTATTTTTTTGGCGACAGCACCACGCACGAGTGTAACGTTGTACCTAAAACGGCAGCCAAAACAAAATACTTTATCTTCATAGTTTTATAATTATCTGTTAAACAATTGCATTCCGCAGAAACACGTTAAGCGGTTGGATTTTTTCGCACACGCCGGAAATTTTATTGATAATACCCGGTTTGGTCAGCTCTTTATCTTTTAGCTCATGCCAAACTATAAAACTTTTCAGTTTTAACAAATCAATATGTTCATTATCCTCTGTGTAACCCTTGGGCAGGGTTTTAAGTTTCTCCTGATCCCGGAAGTTGCCGAATAGTTTTATAAACTCCGGGTGGTCAATTATAGCTGTAAGGTCTTTGCCGTTGTAATCAATTTCCTGACGGATGGCTTTTAAATGCGGCGCCTCGGGCATCCAGTACCCACCGGCTATAAATGATTTGCCCGGCTGCACCTGGAAGTAATACTCAGCGCCACCGGCTTTAACGCCAGTTGTAGGCAAACTTATGCCAAAATTATTTTTGTAAGGTGTTTTATTTTTACTGAAGCGGATATCGCGATAAATACGCAATACACACTTTTTAGGATCAAGATCGGGAGAGATAGCCGAGTCTACCTTATGCAGTTGTTGTATCAGTTCGGCAGCGAAATCAATAACATTCTGGCGAGCGGCATCATGGCGAACTTTGTTGTCCATAAACCACTCGCGGTTATTGTTATCAGCCAGTTCGGCTAAAAAATCAAACGTATCCTGTTTTATCATAGGTATTAAATAGGATATTGACGGATGTGCTCATAGCAAAGCAAACGTTTATGCTTGCGCGTAGCTTATCTACAGCTTAATTTAAATGCAGCTTCTCGTTACGCATTTCAAGCGTTACATCTTTTTTGCGGTATTTTTTATACCAGATGTAACCCACAATAGCAACAGCCAGGTAAGGAGCTGCTAAAAGGTACATTATGCCGTTGTTTAAACCATTGGTAGCGCCGCTGCCACTGGCTTTGTTGGTTTCAACGGTTGCAGTACACATGGCGCATTGCGCGTTAGCATCGGCAGCAAAAAATACCAATAATCCTAATGCCAGTAATCCTAATAAAAATTTTGAGCCTTTCATTGATGCAAAAATAGGTATTAAAAATTGTAAACGATGCTTTGCCTCACCTTATTACATGGTTATTTCTTTTCGCGGAAACGCTTATATATTTTAACCGCCATCATTAAAACAATTCCGATTGCAAATATTCCCACTACACCAAACACCCAGTTAAGCGCGCTTTTTAAAACCACCAAAAAAACAATGGCAAATAAAAACAGCGTAGCTAACTCATTCCATAAACGCAATTGAGTGGAGGTCCAGGTGTAAATACCTTTGCGCATCTGCATCATTTTTTTCTGGCAGATAAAATGGTAGATGATCAAGCCAATAACGAATGCCAGTTTAATGTGCATCCACCCCTGCTGAAACCACGCAGGCACCAAATGTAGCATGGTAGCGCCGGCCAATATCACAATGTACATGGATGGCGTGGTGATGATCCACCATAGTTTGCTCTCCATTATTTCAAACTGTTTGGAAAGGATGGTGCGGTCGGGTTCTGGTTTGGCTTGAGCCTCGGTGTGGTAGATAAATAGGCGCACCATATAAAACAGCCCCGCCATCCAGCAGACTACAAAAATGATGTGTATGGAAAGGATGTATTGGTACATTGCCCGGTGCCTTTACTTCTGTTATAATGAAAATGAAGCAACCTCATATATGCAAAACGGCAGTGCATAGTTTGAGATTGCTTCGTACCTCGCAATGACGAGTTTTATTAATTACGATATTCTTTTATTATCTCTACCGCATACTTCACATTATCAAACGGGATATCAGGCATAATGCCGTGGCCCAGGTTGAAGATGAAGCCGTTCTCGCCTTTCATTCTGTCGAACAAGCGATAAATGCGTTCTTTAATTACCTTTTTATCAGCATACAAAATATGCGGATCAAGGTTGCCTTGTACGGCAACGCCCTGCGGTAAACGTTTTTTAATGTCTAACAGGTCAACGTTCCAGTCTATTGACACCACATCAGGCTTTGCCTCAGCCATTAGCGGTGCAAATACCGAACTACCTTTGCAGAAGGATATAACCGGAATATCTTTTCTGTTCAGTTTGCTGATAATTTCGGCAATGTAGCGATGAGAGAATTCTTTGTAGTCATCCCATGCCAAAGCTTGTGCCCAGCTATCAAATATTTGCACAGCGTTTACACCTGCTGCTATCTGCATGTTCAGGTAATCGGCCGTGACTGCAGCAATTTTTGATAATAACTGATGCGCCAGCTCGGGCTCATTATGTAACATCAGTTTGGTGCGTTTAAAATCTTTTGATGATCCACCCTCAACCAAATAGCTCATTACAGTGAACGGGGCTCCGGCAAACCCTATCAGCGGTATACTACCATTTAAACGTTGCTTAATTACTTTGATGGCATCAGCAACATATTGCAGCTTGTCAATGCAATCAACATTCAGATTATCAACGTCTGCTTTAGTACGTACCGGGTTGGCAAACCTTGGACCAATATTGGCCTCAAAGCTCAAGTCGCCACCCATGGCCTCGCCGGTCACCAATATGTCCGAAAATAAAATAGCGCCATCAATACCCAACAGGTCAACCGGGAGCATGGTAACATCGGCAGCAATCTCCGGGGTTTTGCACATCTCAAGGAAAGAATATTTGTTTTTAATATCCCAATATTCTTTCATGAAACGGCCGGCCTGGCGCATCATCCATACAGGTGGGCGCTCGGTGGCCTCAGAAAATGCTGCTTTTATTAGTAGTGAATCTCTCATATTTTTTTAGAACCAAGAATTAAGAGATAAGAGTTAAGATGTCTTATCGCTTTAATTGCAATTGATTCTCTGCTTTAATTTATAATCCGTTTGTCTTAGTTGCCTCTTAATTCTTGCCTCTTAACTCTTACTTCTATCTCTTACCGTCCGTCCAACTCCTGATGAAGCTTGTTAATCACTTCCTTCATCTTGGCGGTTGTTTTTTCTTCGTGCTGATCTGCTAATTTGAGGTAAGCTTTTGCTTTTTCAAAATTACCAAACCTTATGTTAATGTTAGCCACATGCACCAAAGCGGCTACGTGGTCATTAGCCGACCGCAGCGGAAACTGCGCTGCCAGTTCATAATGGTGCTCAGCAGTTTGATAATCCTGACGCTGCAAGTTGATGCCCCCCATTATAAACTCGTAAAAGCCGCGACGCTGTTTGCTTAGCCAATCCGGCCGGTGGATATCATTTAACAGGCGCTCGGCTTTATCATAATCTTTTTTATGAAAAGCTTTTGCCGCCATTATAACGGTGCCTTCTTTAAAGTAGCCCCAAATTAACAAGCCGATAAACATTACAATAATGGCTACCAACTCGTAAACGCGCCATTGCAGCGCAAAGCCCAATAAAATTACAAATGCTCCTATTACAAGTACACGTGCCCTACCGGTGAACATTAATGCTGATCTGTGAATTTATAGCCTACACCACGTATAGAGTGGAAGTAAACCGGGTTTTTAGGATCGGGTTCAAAATACTTACGGAAGGTCAGGATAAAATTATCTATTGTGCGGGTCGACGGATAAACGTCATAGTTCCAAACGGTTTCCAATATCTGCTCGCGCGATACAGCTTCGTTACGACGCTCTATCAGCAACTTTAACAGCATAGTTTCTTTTTTGGTTAAGGCTGTTATAGAACCATCCTCGTTAACCAGTTCGAAAGAGTTGAAATGAATTGTTTTATCGCCAATTTTATAGCTATTGAACTCTTTTAGGTCGTCGCCTTTTAAGCTGCGTTTCACCAGGTTATTTACACGCAGAATTAACTCTTCCAGATTGAAAGGCTTGGTCAGGTAATCATCAGCACCTTTTTTCAGACCTGAAATTTTATCTTCATTGGTATTCTTGGCAGTAAGAAACATGATAGGCACCTCAGAGTTTTCCAGGCGGATGGTTTCGGCCACCACAAAGCCATCTATCTCAGGCATCATAACATCCAGAATAACCAGGTTGAAACGTTCCTCTTTAAATATTTGTAATGCTTTTTTACCGTTGTTGGCAGTTGATACCTTGTAGCCTTCCAGCTCAAGGTTAAGTTTTATAGCCTCTAAAAGATGTTCTTCATCT
It encodes:
- a CDS encoding DUF2461 domain-containing protein, coding for MIKQDTFDFLAELADNNNREWFMDNKVRHDAARQNVIDFAAELIQQLHKVDSAISPDLDPKKCVLRIYRDIRFSKNKTPYKNNFGISLPTTGVKAGGAEYYFQVQPGKSFIAGGYWMPEAPHLKAIRQEIDYNGKDLTAIIDHPEFIKLFGNFRDQEKLKTLPKGYTEDNEHIDLLKLKSFIVWHELKDKELTKPGIINKISGVCEKIQPLNVFLRNAIV
- a CDS encoding CopD family protein, which encodes MYQYILSIHIIFVVCWMAGLFYMVRLFIYHTEAQAKPEPDRTILSKQFEIMESKLWWIITTPSMYIVILAGATMLHLVPAWFQQGWMHIKLAFVIGLIIYHFICQKKMMQMRKGIYTWTSTQLRLWNELATLFLFAIVFLVVLKSALNWVFGVVGIFAIGIVLMMAVKIYKRFREKK
- the hemE gene encoding uroporphyrinogen decarboxylase; this translates as MRDSLLIKAAFSEATERPPVWMMRQAGRFMKEYWDIKNKYSFLEMCKTPEIAADVTMLPVDLLGIDGAILFSDILVTGEAMGGDLSFEANIGPRFANPVRTKADVDNLNVDCIDKLQYVADAIKVIKQRLNGSIPLIGFAGAPFTVMSYLVEGGSSKDFKRTKLMLHNEPELAHQLLSKIAAVTADYLNMQIAAGVNAVQIFDSWAQALAWDDYKEFSHRYIAEIISKLNRKDIPVISFCKGSSVFAPLMAEAKPDVVSIDWNVDLLDIKKRLPQGVAVQGNLDPHILYADKKVIKERIYRLFDRMKGENGFIFNLGHGIMPDIPFDNVKYAVEIIKEYRN
- a CDS encoding tetratricopeptide repeat protein; this encodes MFTGRARVLVIGAFVILLGFALQWRVYELVAIIVMFIGLLIWGYFKEGTVIMAAKAFHKKDYDKAERLLNDIHRPDWLSKQRRGFYEFIMGGINLQRQDYQTAEHHYELAAQFPLRSANDHVAALVHVANINIRFGNFEKAKAYLKLADQHEEKTTAKMKEVINKLHQELDGR
- a CDS encoding response regulator transcription factor is translated as MQTKKRILLAEDEEHLLEAIKLNLELEGYKVSTANNGKKALQIFKEERFNLVILDVMMPEIDGFVVAETIRLENSEVPIMFLTAKNTNEDKISGLKKGADDYLTKPFNLEELILRVNNLVKRSLKGDDLKEFNSYKIGDKTIHFNSFELVNEDGSITALTKKETMLLKLLIERRNEAVSREQILETVWNYDVYPSTRTIDNFILTFRKYFEPDPKNPVYFHSIRGVGYKFTDQH